Genomic window ([Eubacterium] hominis):
AATCATATCCACCATTTACACATGCTGGAAGTTTTCCCTGAATATAATCCACAACCATCTGTACTAGATGATTACTTGAATTTCCATTTGGACCTAGGATACCGGAAGGATGAACGATCATTGTACATAAACCATTATTAGAAGCTTCTAATACAGCCTGACTTGCTTCAGCTTTGGTTTTCGCATAACCACCTTCTACGGAACTCTGGGAAAAGTGGTTTATTTCTTTAATTAAAGTTAAATTATTTTTCTCAGGTATTGCATGTACGGAACTGGTGTATAAAAACCTTTTCACATGGTATCGTTTGGATAATTCCAGCATATTTTTTGTGCCATTGACATTAACCTGATACAATTTAGGAGATACATGTGGTTGAATATTGATGATTCCAGCAGTATGTATCACATAGACTTCTTTATCTTCTATATTAGAAAATAAAGGTTCAAGACTGTCCATATCACAAACATCTCCTTTGATATAATGGACATTGTCATGATCAATACATGTTTCTTGTGGTAAAATAAGACCTCTGATTTCACATGCGGTATTTGGTAATAATGATATGATTGTATTTCCCAGATGACCGTTTGCGCCTGTGATGATGTATAAACGTTTCATAAAGCACACCACCTTTCTTGTTGTGGCTTCTTCACCTGCATTATAATGTGCAATTTCACAATGCGCAAGAGATGTGGCAGAATATGTAAAAATATCATAGAAATTTTCTATGACATAATTTACAGGAAATTGTAAAACTTTCAAATGTCTGTTTGAAATGTAATTATTTTCTTTGCATATTGTGATTGCTTTTTGTATACCCTGACTTTAGAAGTAAAATTGAAAAAATGATGCGAAATCATTTAATTTAACAACATTTGAATTTGTTCAGTGGTTAAATAGAAGGTATCGTTTATCCCTAGATAATTTAGATATCCAAAGAAAACGTCTGCTGTATTTTTTTGAGTTTATGCGTTATAATGTGATAACAAACGGAGGGTATGATATGAGGTATAGTTTTTATAATGATTACAGTGAAGGTACACATCCATCAATCTTTAAGGCTTTATACGAAAGCAATCGAATACAAAGTGTCAGATATATGGATGCCTATTGTGAAAGGATGAAAAAAGCCATAAAACAGATGTTGAAGTATGAGAATTGTGATATTCATTTCTTAGTTGACGTATTCAAAACAAAAAACAAAGCGTTGATTGGAGAAGCAGTTGTTGTATGAAACCTTCTACAATTACAGGCTTTTTAATTCGTTATCATCGCCTTAAACAAAATATTTCACAAGAAGGCTTATGTAAAGGCATTTGTGTTGTATCTTATCTTTCAAAGATCGAACAGGGAGTTGTATGTGCCAGTGATGAGATCATTCATCAGCTCTTCCACGCTTTAAAGCTAACATATCATGATGAAGCTGACTTTTTAGCGCAAGCCAAACAAACACTTTATGATTATTTTGAAAAACACTTTATGCAGGAAGAAAATATACAGGAGGCTAAAGATATACAAAAACATAGAGAAGAATTGTTATGTTCTCCTTTATGTGTCGAAACTTTATTGGCATGTGCGTTTATGAAGTTTATTGTTCACCATTTTGATTCTACCGCAATTGAGAAAGAACAACAGGAGCTTACGGTATTTGAACCTATGATGAGTGATGAACAGCATTTTTTGTATCATTATGTGTGTTCCATTCATCCCGATTTTGAAACCCGCTTGATGCATTTAAAAAAAGCAGGGAATTATATCAGCTGCAGTCCACAGCGCTATATGCTGGGTTATCGTTACTATGAAAAAGGATTTCATGATGAAGCATTGGAATATATGAATCAAGCGTATAGCCTAGCCTGTGAAGAAGGCAACGTGCATGTTATGATGGATGCTGTCTTGATCATCGGTAATTGTTATTGTAATAATTATAATGAAAAACTGATGTGTCATTATTACCGTATTGCCGATCGAATCGCACGCTCGTTAAAAAAGCAGGATATCCATTACACTATACAATACAATCTTGGCAGTACCTATCTGCAATGGAAACAATATGATAAAGCAAAGGCATATTTATTGGCTTCTCTTCATAATGAAATTTTTGATCAGATTCTAACCTATCAAAAACTTGCCCTTGTAAGCTTTGAATTAAACGAACATATGGAAATGAAGCATTATCTTGAACAAGCAGACCAATTGATCGATAAAGAACCTTCACTTTCCGATATGAATGATTTTGTACATTGTTATTGCAGTAACAATATCCAAGAGGAACATTATTTGAAGCTGTTAGAAAAACTCAGCAGTGATACAAGCTTTCCATATGGCTTTCAAAAGTTTTATGCGCTGTATCTTTTTGAGGCTTATATGAAAAGACGACGATATAAAGATGCATTGGCACTCTCTGTAAAATTTCGTTTTGATTTTCCTGATAAATGCTGATTTATATGATTAAACCCTTATATTTGGTATAGATTTTCTCAAATATAAGGGGTTTTTATTTGCTTATATCTTTTGTACAATAAATAACAGAAGGAGGTGGTTTTATGAAACATACCTTATGGACATTTGATTTTACCATAATCACACTGGGAACCATTATATCTGCCATTGGCTCAGTGGCCATGAATTTTGCCTTATCCTTGGTGGTATTTGATCAAACATCATCCACCTTAGCAACCGGTATCTTTGCGGCAGTGTCCTTTTTACCATCCACGCTGATTCCGTTATTGTGTGCACCATATGTAGATACCCATATACGAAAGCATATCATCGTACGACTTGACGCTGTAAGTGGTTTGCTTTATTTAATCTTTAGCTATTACTTGCTACATCACACTTTTTCTTATTCCGTGTATATGATATTTTCATTGGTGATTGGCTCCATTGGTGCCGTTTATAATCTTGCGTATACCTCTCTTTATCCAGAACTTATTACCAAAGGTTTTATGCAAAAGGGATATTCGATATCCTCCATTATTTATCCATCCATTACTGCCATTATGGCACCTGTCGCATCCTTTATGTATGTGAAATATGGTATTATCAGCATATGTTTATTAGAAGGTGTGCTGTTACTTTGTGCCTCTTTTGGAGAGCATTTCATTCGCTATGAAGAACAACGTACCAAAACCTCATCCTTTTCATTTGTTGCTTATGGCAAAGAAATCAAAGAAGGTTTAGACTATGTAAAAAAAGAAAAGGGAATAAAAAACATTTATTCTTATATGGCGTTAACAAATGGCAGTGGAGAAGGAATTTCCTTAATGACAATGGCAATGTTTCAATCTGATGCGAGCCTATCGACGACGATGTATGGCTTTTTATCCACAGCGGAGATGATTGGACGTTTCTGTGGTTCCATCTTTCATTATTTTGTAAAGATACCCTATGAAAAACGCTATAAAATCGCAGTAAGTGTCTATGTGACATATGAAGGATTGGATATGATACTGTTGTTTATTGCTTATCCACTCATGTTGATCAATCGCTTTATTGCCGGCTTTTTAGGTATTAATTCTTTAAATATTCGTGAATCCAGTACCCAAAATTATATTCCATCTCATATGCGAGCCAGAGTGAATGCCTTCTTTTCTGTCATCGTCGCTATCGTAACGATTTTCACGAAACTTATCGCCGGTGTGTTAGGAGAATTTGTGGAGTATCGCTATGTTGCTTTATGTTTTGCGATACTGTCTATGGTCGCAATCTTTTACATTGTAGTGCGTAATAAAAAACATATTGCACCAATTTATAATAAAGATATTTAAATTTGTTGAAGATCATAAAACTTTTCTTGCTGTGGTTCAATTTCACAATGCGCAAGAGATGTGGCAGAATATGTAAAAATATCATAGAAATTTTCTATGACAGAATTTACAATAAATTGTAAAACTTTCAAATGTCTACTTGAAATGTAATTATTTTCTTTGCATATTGTGATTGCTTTTCGTATACCGGCTGAGTATAATATTAGGGTATTGAAATGGGAAAGCAATCGTTCTTGGTTGAGGCAGGAGAAATATATGTTTAACTTTTTGAAAAAACCGATGGATAAAAAGAGCTTTATCTATAGTCCGGTAAGAGGGAAATTGAAAGATTTGTCAGAAGTTGATGACGAGGTATTTCGCAGCGAAAAGATGGGGAAAACAGTGGCGATAGAACCATTGGAAAATACGATTTATGCACCTGTGAATGGTGTTGTGAAAGGTATTTTTCCAACATGTCAGTCCATTAGTATCGTATCTGACAGCGGGCAGAATATTCTTCTGCATATCGGTGTGAATACACATTTATTAAATGGAACAGGTTTTATCAGTCATATACATAAGGATGATAAGATTACAGTAGGAAAACGTATGTTAGAAATTGATCGTGAAATGATGCTTTCTAACGATTATGACCCTACAATCTTGTTGATTATCACAAACAGTTCTGATTATCAGGATATCAAAGTTTTAAAGGATAATCTGGTACAGGTAAAAGATGAATTGATTTTAATAGAAGGATAAAGAAAAAGTGCATTCATGTTGGATGCACTTTTTGTTAGGCTTATTTTGCGATTAAATGGAAATTAGAAATATCTAAATAATTCATAATACTATTTACTGCGCCACCTAATAAGATTGACTTTTCTTTTAATTGTGACATTAGAGATAAAAATGCTTACAAAGACTTATTTACGCTTCTGTAGTGGACAGTGTATAGTCTAATATTATTGCCGTTGAAGTTAGAGCCTTTTACCTACTGTTTAATAAATTTTTTATTACTATACTTGTGAAGGTAAATTTAGATTGCACGTCATAAATATTCGTTTTATAATACATATGAGAAGAATGAATGATTTAAAAAGATGATATCACAAACTAAAACATAAAGAGGATTCTTTAAGATTTTTGTAATGTTTTTGTGGCTCTTTTTTCTTTGATTTTATTTAGCAGGTGTTTCCAATTCGGCATATATTCTCCTTCCTTCTCTTGACGAATTTTATCTGCTTTTTTACGTTGTTGACTATCTTTGTTTTGTACCCAACTTTTAACAAAACGTAAATATTCTCTTGGATTTCCTAAACTAAAGTCACCATGTGTAAAATTCATAAGCATGAAAATTTCTGCATTGGATAACTTGCTTTTTAATAAATCTGCACTTTTTTTCATTGCTTTTTTTTCTCGCTGACCTACCAGGATAGCTACTTTGGCAGTGACATCTTTTAATTCTTGACTCGCCAAATTATAGGCGCTGTGAGCATCCAATACACGTTTAATATTATCTTTTGACATGCATTTATAGTTTTTATAATAGTCTTCAAAAGCGAAGTCATCATTAAAAATTGTATAATACATAAATTTATTAAACCATTTCTGTTTTGCAAGTTTATTTGCATAAACACTAGCATAAGCACTCCAATTTTTGATTCTAGTTGGTTTTACCATGGTACTTTCAATCATTGCATATTCGCAGAGATTAGGGCGCTTTGATAGCATTTGTATAGCGATTTGCCCACCTAATGAAAATCCAGATAAAACTTGGATATGACCTTGAAAATGTTCGTCAATATAGTCTAGAATTTTATTTGCGCATGTATCAATATCAATAAATTTTTCATCAGCTGCAACATCATGCCCATCAAGGATAGGAAGCACAACCTGAAAGTCTTTTTTTAATTCTTTTATTTCTTCTTTGAAACTAAAGGCCGATAGACATTCTCCATGAATGTAGACGAAAACAGGCTTGTTTTTATTTGAATAGGTTTTAAATTTCATGATAATCACACTCTCTTTACTTTTTCATTATACACACAAATAATATAAAAGAATAGAGGTGCGATGTTGTAATATGTTGCAAAATGTTCTGCAATATATTACTCTTTCCATAATCAAAGTTTACCAATATTATAAAATTGGATGAAAGGCAATTGTAACTTATAGAAAGGAAGTTGAGTATGAATAAACGTACACGCGAAATCGTCTTATGGCTTTTAGAAAAAAAGCAGTATCAACAAACGTGTAATATTGCAGAACTAATGAGGAAATTTAAAGTATCCGAACGAACTATACGTTATGATTTGGATGAAATCGTTGATTTTTTATTAGCTAATAAATGTCAACCATTACAGTTTAAAGATCATGGTCAAATTGAATTAAATGATGACTATGAAAAGATTGGCGCATTATTAGGTCAGAATGATTTTTATTCCTTTAAACTTTCTAAAGAAGAAAGAATAGATATGATTGCTTATCTTATCGTGAATACGAATGATCATATCACGCTTCAACAATTAGCAGATATTTTATTTGTATCACGCTCTACAATAATTCATGACCTAGATGATGTGCGAAGCATGATGAGTGACCATAACTTAGAGATTGTTTCACTTCGTAAGGGTTTGAGGGTTCATGGAAAAGAAAGTAGCCGCAGAATTTTGCTGATGTATTTATTACGAAAACCTTATATACAACAATATCGATTAGATGATGCAAATGCATCTATCTTTGAAGTACAGGATCTTGACATATTACGTGAAATTATAAAAGATGGAGAAATTGAAGGAAAAAGATTTCTTACAGATGGTTCCTTCGCGGATTTATTAAAATATTTAATGATTTCGATAGAACGTCATCACCACCATCAGTTTGTAGAAATAGATTACGCATTAAATCATTCGTCTATGCAAAACATGGCAAGTCATTTAATGGAGAAAATGGATAATTATTTTGGTTTAGAATATCGTCTACAAGAAGAATATTTACTAAGTGATATTTTATATAATTTACATTACTTATCAAGAAATGATACCGATGAAGCAATGATGCAAATTCAAGTTATATCAAAGCAATTCATTGATGCTCTCGCCAAAGATCTTAATGTCAATTTAACTAATGATTTTCAATTTTATCAAAATTTAACAAATCATTTACAGTCTACATTTAAAGATATTGATATGGGTTATGCAAACGAGATAGAATTGTTAGACGAAGTTGTTAAGAAAAACCGTTTAGTAGTGGAAGCAATAGAAAAAAACATTACTCCGTTAGAACGATATGTAAATCGAAAAATTAATAAAGATGAGATAGCGTATATCACCATACATGTATGTGCTGCTATCGAACGAAATAAATATCAAGGACAGCAATTCACAATCCTTTTGGTTTGTAATTCTGGTGTTGGCACCAGTCAACTATTGTTATCACGATTGAAAAAATATTTTCAATTTTATGTGGCAGATGTACTACCAGTTCATGCTTTAATGACTTATGATATTACTGGAATTGATTTGATTATTTCAACGGTTCCAATTAAAGAAGAAAGATGTGACTCCATTATTTTACATCCTTATTTAACAGATGAAGATTGTATTTTACTTGGTGAGAAATTAGAAGTAATGAAGTCAAAATTAAATCGTGTAAATACCAACCCAAGTTTTCAGCGTTTACAAACGATGATTGCGAATTCCATTGCGAAAAGTCCTTTGGATAAGGATGAAATCTATAAAAACATCATTAAAGATCTATCCTCACATTTCTTTCCGATTGCCCCAAGCGATAAGGCAACGCTGCGTGAATTGTTGAGTGCTCATATTCAGGTGGATGTAGAATGCAAGGATTGGAAGGAAGCAGTGGAAAAAAGTGCACTTCCATTACTGGAGGAAGGTTATCTTACAGAAGGTTATATCCAGCAGATGATACGCAATATTGAGCAGATGGGCCCTTATATCGTATTGGCACAAGGCTTTGCTTTACCACATGAAGCACCGGATATGGGCGGTAAGAAGCTGGGTATGAATCTTATACGTTTAAAAGAGCCGGTATCCTTTCATTCACAATTTTATGATCCGGTAGAATTTGTCTGTACCTTATCGACCATTGATAAGGATTCCCATTTAAAGGCAATGTTTCATCTAATGAATTTATTATCAAAAGTGGATTTTTGTGAAAATATCCGAAAGGTAAAAACAGCCGAAGAAATCTATCAGATTATTTATGAATATGAAGCAATTTTATAGTTATAAACAATACCCTATAAGAAGGGCACGAAAAAAGCGTGGCTCTTATAGGGTTTTCTTATACACTTTTCAACGTGATATGACGTTTGTTTAATTGTTCAAGCAGTGAGGCATTGGGATGTGCATCGCTGATGATGGTATAGGGAGCGTCTGTATGTATGGCAACAAAATCCTTTTTATAAAACTTAGAAGCGTCCAATAATACATATACTTCATTTACCTGATGAAATAACAGCTCTAACAGTTTGCTTTCTACCACACTGGAGGTATATAACTGTCCCTCCTCATCCATGCCATTTACACTGATGAATGCTTTGTCTAAGCGAAATTGACGAAGATTGTTTTCCGCAATCGCTCCTGTTAGTGTAAAGGCATTGCTTTTTAATTCACCACCCAGCATATAGATGGACAAACGTGGATCCTCATACAGGGTAGTGGCGATGTTGATGGCATCACTGACAATCACAAGCGGTATATAATGTAAAAGTGATTTGGCTAAGATTTGAATGGTTGAGCCACTGGCAAGAAAAATATGATCATTTGGTTTTAACAAGGTTTTGGCATAACCTGCAATCTGTTCTTTTTCTTTTGTGTATAGGGTTAAACGTTTTGTTAAAGGGGTATCCACATCGGCCACCTTTTTTTCAACAGCGATGGCACCCCCATGTGTCCGTATGATTTCCTTACGTCGTTCCATTTCCATAAAATCCCGTCGTATCGTCATTTCAACAATATCAAATTCACGACATAAGGTACTTGTATGGATCTCGCCTTTTTCTTTTAAGATGGCTAAGATCTTTGCTTGACGTTCTTGTTTTTTCATCGCTTCACCTTCTTCATGTTTAGTGTACCATATTCTTAGAATTTGCAAAGGAAAAATGTTCGTTTTAAACGTTTTCTATGTCGAAATATTCGATAAACAAACACTTTCCTACAAAAGTATTCCCATTTTCTTACGATTGCTCTATGATGAGTGTGCGAAACGAACATATTTAACAGGAGGTAGAACAATATGAAATGTGTTGCAGTAGGGGATATGTTTCTTGATGAAGAGGCATTTTCAAAGGTATTAAAACCATCGGGATTATTTTCTTCCTATCAAGGGTTTTCATGGAAAAAGGATCTGGATCGTACATCGACCAGAACACTGATACGCAATATTGAAACCTTGGGAAGTGAGGCATATACGATTGAGGGAGAGTTAAAAGAAGCGATACTGGATGCCGATGTGATCTTTATTCATATGTGTCCGATTGGAAAAGACATCATCAAAAACGCGTCGCATTTAAAGTATATCGTGAGTGCAAGAGGCGGTGTTGAAAATATCGCAGTGAAAGAAGCTCAGGAAAAGGGCATTAAGATCATTCATTGTCCGATGCATAATGCCTTCGCTGTCGCAGAGCTTACCATCGGCTTAATGATTTGTGAAACCCGCAACGTTGCACGTGCGAATTATGCGTTAAAGAATGGCGAATGGCGCGAACAATATCCAAATACCGGACATATTTTAGAGCTAAGAAGCATGTGTGTGGGACTGATCGGTTTTGGCGCAATCGGCCGTTTGGTCGCACAGCGTTTAAAGGTGTTTGGCAGCCGTATCTTGATTTACGATCCCTTTGTTGCAAAGGAAGAAATTGAAGCATTGGGTTATGAGGCTGTAGATAAAGATACATTATTAAAAGAAAGTGATATTGTATCCTTGCATGGACGTATCGGACCCAATGATCCACCGTTGATTGCGAAAGCTGAATTGGAAAAGATGAAACCAAGTGCGTATTTGATCAATACAGCACGTGCGGTGTTAGTGAATATGGAGGATTTAGAGGAAGCATTGATCCATAAAACGATTGCCGGAGCGGCCATTGATGTATTCCCTAAAGAACCCCTTACCAAAGAGGACCGTATTACATCGATCGATGCATGTACGTTAACCAATCATCGCGGCGGAGATACATTAGATTCTTATAATCGAAGTCCGGAATTATTATTAGAACAATTGAAAGAAGTCTTAGAAACTGGTAAGACCAAATATATGAAATAGGAGGAAATGAAAATGAAGGTATTAGACGCACCGTTTTTAAAAGCATATGTGGATATGGCAGATCATGGGGATCAATTAGGATGGCATGAGCGTAATGGGGGTAATTTTACCTATTGGTTAACAAAAGAAGAAGCAGAATCCATACAAGAAAATCTAAGCTATGAAGATCCTTGGAAAGATATTGGTACAGAAGTACCTTATTTAGCAAATGAATATTTCTTGATATCAGGTACCGGGCGATATTTCCATAACATGAAAAAAGATCCGGCCAATACTGCCGGTATCATTCAACTGGATGAAGTAGGAAAACGTTATCGTATCTGTTGGGGATTAACAGAAAATGGGCGACCTACCAGTGAACTGCCGACACATCTGATGAATATGGAAGTAAAAGCACGCATGACAAACAATCAAAACCGTGTGATCTATCATTGCCATTGTCCCAATATCATCGCATTGACGTTTATTCTTCCTTTAAAGAGCGAGATATTTACAAGAGAGCTTTGGGAAATGATGACAGAATGTCCGATCATCTTCCCACAAGGACTCGGTGTGGTGGAATGGATGGTACCGGGAGGAAGAGAAATCGCAATCGTTACCAGCAAGTTGATGGAACAATATGATGCGATCATATGGGCACATCATGGTATGTTTGTGAGCGGTATGGATTTTGATTCTACCTTTGGGTTAATGCATACGATTGAAAAAAGTGCAGAAATGTGGATCAAGGTGCATTCCTGTGTATCAAAAAAACAACAAACGATATCAGTGGAAGGCTTTAAAGAATTAGCCAAAGCATTCAATGTATCATTGGATGAACGTTTTCTGTATGAAAAATAAAAGCACAGGATGCTTATCAAATAGCATATAGAATGATAAGAAAGATCGTATTTTCGATCTTTTTTTTGTAGAGTGTACTTTTTGCAAAAAGTTTTGCAAAGGATTGTTCGTATAAATTTCTGCATGATTTTATGCAAAGCTTTACTCTTTTATGAACCTATAATTTGATTTAAACTGTAAGTGGATAGAAAAGAACCCATAAATTTATGGTACTAGTGTAAAGGAGTAGAGATATGATTTGGGAACATTTAGATAAGAAACTAATTAAGTTGCATCAAGAAGCTTCTTCTCCAGGCGAGGTATTTGAAAAACTAGGAGAGTGTTTCATTGAAGAAGGTTACACTAAAGAAGACTATGTTGATGCTCTGAAAGAAAGAGAAGCACAATTTCCAACAGGATTAGACATTAATGGATTTGGTGTTGCAATTCCTCATACCGATGCAATGTATGTTCTGCGCGAAACAGAAGGGATTATGACACTAAAAGAACCTGTAAGATTTACACAAATGGGAAGTGATGATACGCCAGTTGATGTAAAGGTTGTATTTATGTTAGCGATAGAAAACCCGCAAACGCATATAAAAAAATTACAACAGATTTTGCGTATCATTCAAGATGATAAAGTTCTAGAAAAAGTCTATCTAGCAGAAACACAGGACGATGTCATCAATATTATTAAACAGAAAGAGATAGAAATAGGAGGAGAAACATTATGAAAACAGTAAACATTTTATCTATCTGTGGATCAGGAACAGTTACAAGCAGTATGGTGGCTGCAAAATTGAAAGAACACTTAGCATCACAAGGTTATCAGGTTAGCGCAACGGAAGCGAAACCAACAGAAGCTTTAAATTTAGCACAATCAGGACGTTTTGACATTATTGCTCACACCAGTCCATTACCTAAAGGCGATTATGGTATTCCTTGTGTTAATGCATTTGCTTGTATCACAGGAATGGGTGAAGATAAATTCTTTGAAGATTTTGCAAATGCTCTTGAATCAATTGGAAAATAGAAAATAAAAAAAATAGGGAATAATGAATTAGAAAAGGAGAAAACAAAATGTTTATACTAGAATTTTTAAAATCGATGATTGACAACTTTGGAGCAGCTATCATCGTTCCATTTATAATCGGAATTATTGCATTATTCTTCCGCGTGAAACCACAAAAAGCGTTTTTAAGTGCATTATATGCGGGCGTATCACTAGAAGGAATAAACTTAATGGTAGGGGCATTTACACCAATCATTACTCCTCTTGTAAAAAATATGGCAGATGCTATGGTAAATATTACAGGGGTGAATTTGAATGTGTTTGATGTTGGTTGGCAAGCAACAAGTCTTGTAGCTTTCTCAACTAGTGCAGGTATGATTTATTTAGGTCTTGGTATCGTATTACAGACAGTATTGTTCTTGGTAAAATGGACAAAGTGCTTCCAGCCATCTGATTTGTGGAATAACTATTCTTATATGGTATGGGGTGCTATGGTTATCTTTGCGACAAATAACTTCGTACTTGGTATTGCATGTATGGTATTGTTAAATCTATACTCTTTACTTATTTCCGATATGCTTGCGAAACGTTGGTCTACATATTATCAGTATCCAAACTGTACAATTATCGCCATGCATAACATTGAACCGGGCATCTTTGCGATTATCTTTGACCCAATCTTAAATGCCATTGGTTTAAATAAATTAAAACTAAATCCACAAACAATTCAAAATAAAATTGGCTTCTTAGGAGAACCAATGACAATTGGATTTATTCTTGGAGGTATCATTGGTGTTTTAGGTAACTTATCAAACTTAGGTAGTATGAGTGGATGGGGCTCTGTATTTACAGCTGCAGTAGCAACTGCTGCAATTATGGCAATTTTCCCTAAAATTACTGGATTCTTTGCACAGGCATTTGCACCTATTACAGAAGGCGCACGTAAATTTATGGGTAATACTGGTGATCGTGAATGGTATATTGCAGTAAATGATGCGGTAGGTTATGGTGAACCAGCAACTCTTACATGTGGTTTATTGTTA
Coding sequences:
- a CDS encoding NAD-dependent epimerase/dehydratase family protein, producing the protein MKRLYIITGANGHLGNTIISLLPNTACEIRGLILPQETCIDHDNVHYIKGDVCDMDSLEPLFSNIEDKEVYVIHTAGIINIQPHVSPKLYQVNVNGTKNMLELSKRYHVKRFLYTSSVHAIPEKNNLTLIKEINHFSQSSVEGGYAKTKAEASQAVLEASNNGLCTMIVHPSGILGPNGNSSNHLVQMVVDYIQGKLPACVNGGYDFVDVRDVANGCLLALEKGSCGNCYILSNRYYEIKDVLAMAHQITGRRKLPVLPLWLAKAASPIMCKYAKIRHQRPLYTPYTLSTLQSNSRFSHDKATKELGYYPRDLYDTIKDTIDWYYNHLNKH
- a CDS encoding alpha/beta hydrolase, which translates into the protein MKFKTYSNKNKPVFVYIHGECLSAFSFKEEIKELKKDFQVVLPILDGHDVAADEKFIDIDTCANKILDYIDEHFQGHIQVLSGFSLGGQIAIQMLSKRPNLCEYAMIESTMVKPTRIKNWSAYASVYANKLAKQKWFNKFMYYTIFNDDFAFEDYYKNYKCMSKDNIKRVLDAHSAYNLASQELKDVTAKVAILVGQREKKAMKKSADLLKSKLSNAEIFMLMNFTHGDFSLGNPREYLRFVKSWVQNKDSQQRKKADKIRQEKEGEYMPNWKHLLNKIKEKRATKTLQKS
- a CDS encoding transcription antiterminator, coding for MNKRTREIVLWLLEKKQYQQTCNIAELMRKFKVSERTIRYDLDEIVDFLLANKCQPLQFKDHGQIELNDDYEKIGALLGQNDFYSFKLSKEERIDMIAYLIVNTNDHITLQQLADILFVSRSTIIHDLDDVRSMMSDHNLEIVSLRKGLRVHGKESSRRILLMYLLRKPYIQQYRLDDANASIFEVQDLDILREIIKDGEIEGKRFLTDGSFADLLKYLMISIERHHHHQFVEIDYALNHSSMQNMASHLMEKMDNYFGLEYRLQEEYLLSDILYNLHYLSRNDTDEAMMQIQVISKQFIDALAKDLNVNLTNDFQFYQNLTNHLQSTFKDIDMGYANEIELLDEVVKKNRLVVEAIEKNITPLERYVNRKINKDEIAYITIHVCAAIERNKYQGQQFTILLVCNSGVGTSQLLLSRLKKYFQFYVADVLPVHALMTYDITGIDLIISTVPIKEERCDSIILHPYLTDEDCILLGEKLEVMKSKLNRVNTNPSFQRLQTMIANSIAKSPLDKDEIYKNIIKDLSSHFFPIAPSDKATLRELLSAHIQVDVECKDWKEAVEKSALPLLEEGYLTEGYIQQMIRNIEQMGPYIVLAQGFALPHEAPDMGGKKLGMNLIRLKEPVSFHSQFYDPVEFVCTLSTIDKDSHLKAMFHLMNLLSKVDFCENIRKVKTAEEIYQIIYEYEAIL
- a CDS encoding MFS transporter, whose protein sequence is MKHTLWTFDFTIITLGTIISAIGSVAMNFALSLVVFDQTSSTLATGIFAAVSFLPSTLIPLLCAPYVDTHIRKHIIVRLDAVSGLLYLIFSYYLLHHTFSYSVYMIFSLVIGSIGAVYNLAYTSLYPELITKGFMQKGYSISSIIYPSITAIMAPVASFMYVKYGIISICLLEGVLLLCASFGEHFIRYEEQRTKTSSFSFVAYGKEIKEGLDYVKKEKGIKNIYSYMALTNGSGEGISLMTMAMFQSDASLSTTMYGFLSTAEMIGRFCGSIFHYFVKIPYEKRYKIAVSVYVTYEGLDMILLFIAYPLMLINRFIAGFLGINSLNIRESSTQNYIPSHMRARVNAFFSVIVAIVTIFTKLIAGVLGEFVEYRYVALCFAILSMVAIFYIVVRNKKHIAPIYNKDI
- a CDS encoding DeoR/GlpR transcriptional regulator → MKKQERQAKILAILKEKGEIHTSTLCREFDIVEMTIRRDFMEMERRKEIIRTHGGAIAVEKKVADVDTPLTKRLTLYTKEKEQIAGYAKTLLKPNDHIFLASGSTIQILAKSLLHYIPLVIVSDAINIATTLYEDPRLSIYMLGGELKSNAFTLTGAIAENNLRQFRLDKAFISVNGMDEEGQLYTSSVVESKLLELLFHQVNEVYVLLDASKFYKKDFVAIHTDAPYTIISDAHPNASLLEQLNKRHITLKSV
- a CDS encoding PTS glucose transporter subunit IIA, which gives rise to MFNFLKKPMDKKSFIYSPVRGKLKDLSEVDDEVFRSEKMGKTVAIEPLENTIYAPVNGVVKGIFPTCQSISIVSDSGQNILLHIGVNTHLLNGTGFISHIHKDDKITVGKRMLEIDREMMLSNDYDPTILLIITNSSDYQDIKVLKDNLVQVKDELILIEG
- a CDS encoding helix-turn-helix domain-containing protein, with product MKPSTITGFLIRYHRLKQNISQEGLCKGICVVSYLSKIEQGVVCASDEIIHQLFHALKLTYHDEADFLAQAKQTLYDYFEKHFMQEENIQEAKDIQKHREELLCSPLCVETLLACAFMKFIVHHFDSTAIEKEQQELTVFEPMMSDEQHFLYHYVCSIHPDFETRLMHLKKAGNYISCSPQRYMLGYRYYEKGFHDEALEYMNQAYSLACEEGNVHVMMDAVLIIGNCYCNNYNEKLMCHYYRIADRIARSLKKQDIHYTIQYNLGSTYLQWKQYDKAKAYLLASLHNEIFDQILTYQKLALVSFELNEHMEMKHYLEQADQLIDKEPSLSDMNDFVHCYCSNNIQEEHYLKLLEKLSSDTSFPYGFQKFYALYLFEAYMKRRRYKDALALSVKFRFDFPDKC